The following proteins are co-located in the Perognathus longimembris pacificus isolate PPM17 chromosome 25, ASM2315922v1, whole genome shotgun sequence genome:
- the Pdlim4 gene encoding PDZ and LIM domain protein 4, which translates to MSHSVTLRGPSPWGFRLVGGRDFSAPLTISRVHAGSKAALASLCPGDLIQAINGESTELMTHLEAQNRIKGCQDHLTLSVSRPENKSWPGAPDDKAQAHRIHIDPEAQDGSPVTSRRPSATGIGPEENRPGLGSLYGQPPHLPAPHNGSSNEFNLPAQMGNLHVSPPPSADPARGLPRNRDCRVDLGSEVYRMLREPAEPATAEPKQSGSFRYLQGMLEAGEGGERPGPSGPRNLKPTASKLGAPLSGLQGLPECTRCGHGIVGTIVKARDKLYHPECFMCSDCGLNLKQRGYFFLDERLYCENHAKARVKPPEGYDVVAVYPNAKVELV; encoded by the exons ATGTCCCACTCGGTGACTCTGCGCGGCCCTTCGCCCTGGGGCTTCCGCCTGGTGGGCGGCCGCGACTTCAGCGCGCCCCTCACCATCTCGCGG GTCCATGCTGGCAGCAAGGCTGCGCTGGCTTCGCTGTGCCCAGGAGACCTGATTCAGGCCATTAATGGTGAAAGCACAGAGCTCATGACACACCTGGAGGCGCAGAACCGCATCAAAGGCTGCCAGGATCATCTCACACTCTCTGTGAGCAG GCCTGAGAACAAGAGCTGGCCCGGTGCCCCAGACGACAAGGCTCAGGCACATAGGATCCATATCGACCCTGAGGCTCAG GACGGCAGCCCCGTGACCAGCAGGCGGCCCTCAGCCACAGGGATTGGGCCAGAAGAAAACAGACCAGGCCTGGGATCTCTGTATGGACAGCCACCTCACCTTCCCGCCCCTCACAATGGCAGCAGCAATGAATTCAACCTGCCAGCCCAGATGGGCAACCTGCATGTGTCTCCACCGCCCAG TGCCGACCCAGCCAGGGGCCTCCCAAGGAACCGGGACTGTAGAGTGGACCTGGGCTCAGAGGTGTACCGGATGCTAAGGGAGCCAGCTGAGCCCGCCACCGCGGAACCCAAGCAGTCAGGTTCCTTCCGCTATCTGCAGGGCATGCTAGAGGCCGGCGAGGGTG GGGAGCGACCTGGGCCTAGTGGTCCCCGGAACCTCAAGCCCACCGCCAGCAAGCTGGGCGCCCCGTTGAGTGGCCTGCAGGGGCTGCCCGAGTGCACGCGCTGCGGCCACGGGATCGT GGGTACCATCGTCAAGGCGCGGGACAAACTCTATCACCCCGAGTGTTTCATGTGCAGCGACTGCGGCCTGAACCTCAAGCAGCGGGGCTACTTCTTCCTGGACGAGCGGCTGTACTGTGAGAACCACGCCAAGGCGCGCGTCAAGCCCCCCGAGGGCTACGACGTGGTGGCCGTGTACCCCAACGCCAAGGTGGAGCTCGTCTGA